In Procambarus clarkii isolate CNS0578487 chromosome 6, FALCON_Pclarkii_2.0, whole genome shotgun sequence, one DNA window encodes the following:
- the LOC123750143 gene encoding uncharacterized protein, with translation MTLGEEAEQVFAYLSRYNSTTKNMLKAERTEELTEGAVFWNHRKIDGLARALVTRLRKARETEITVSNEIDKLDVQKSLIQEWRSDLQMICKELELNTGTTSKNIKYSIEAVADSIRHHKNLIATDAEMSVIGKSFKAS, from the exons atgactttaggggaagaggcagagcaaGTGTTTGCATACCTCTCACGATACAACTCAACAACTAAAAACATGCTGAAAGCTG aaagaacagaagaactcacagagggtgcagtcttttggaaccatcgaaaaattgatggactggctcgtgcattagttactcgactcagaaag gccagagagacggaaataacagtttcaaatgagatcgacaaacttgatgttcaaaagtcattgattcaagaatggcgatctgacctacaaatgatttgtaaggagttagagttaaacactggaacaacctcgaagaacataaaatattctatcgaggcagttgcagactctatcaggcatcacaaaaatctgattgccactgatgcag aaatgagtgtgataggaaaaagcttcaaggcttcataa